One part of the Rutidosis leptorrhynchoides isolate AG116_Rl617_1_P2 chromosome 1, CSIRO_AGI_Rlap_v1, whole genome shotgun sequence genome encodes these proteins:
- the LOC139872579 gene encoding rho GTPase-activating protein 5-like: protein MTKLFRSKSCGGPPPPTATFFQPSFPNQYDGAVEEHVDSFYNNYTYFQDNPITTPFISPNRHNNDQPQNSNFTVLALLLTALRKSLVTCVVDDSDDVSSVTSSLDIGCPTDVQHVSHVTFDRFDGFLGLPVELQPDVPRKPPSASIRVFGVSVESMQCSYDDRGNSVPTLLLMMQKRLYEGGGLQAEGIFRINAENSQEEDVRKQLNKGFVPNGLDVHCLAGLIKAWFRELPTGVLDSLTPEQVMHCNTENECSHLVTSLPQTEAALLDWTINLMADVVEYEPQNKMNARNIAMVFAPNMTQMADPLTALIHAVQVMNFLKTLVIKTLREREELFQVSPSCEDKTKLERPNLLNRIESDNEEKFWSFPRKSGSIIECEFVSAKTSPLNHHSKHGTEEVAAEGIFEKLKLRKGVKKLCRHPVFQLSKSGKKYRSAIVDT, encoded by the exons ATGACAAAGCTTTTTAGATCCAAATCTTGCGGCGGACCTCCACCACCCACCGCCACATTCTTCCAACCATCGTTCCCAAACCAATACGACGGCGCTGTCGAAGAACACGTTGACTCATTCTACAACAACTATACGTACTTCCAAGACAACCCAATAACTACTCCTTTCATTAGTCCTAATCGTCATAATAATGATCAACCACAAAATTCTAATTTTACAGTTTTGGCCCTTTTGTTGACGGCGTTACGTAAGTCACTTGTCACGTGCGTCGTCGATGATTCCGATGATGTTTCGTCCGTCACTTCTTCTTTAGATATTGGTTGTCCCACGGACGTTCAGCATGTTTCTCATGTTACGTTTGACCGGTTCGACGGTTTTTTAGGATTGCCGGTTGAGCTCCAACCGGATGTCCCACGCAAGCCACCAAGTGCAAG TATACGCGTGTTTGGAGTATCAGTGGAGTCAATGCAATGTTCATACGACGACAGAGGGAATAGTGTGCCGACTTTACTCTTAATGATGCAAAAGCGTTTATATGAAGGGGGTGGTCTTCAA GCAGAAGGCATATTTCGAATAAACGCTGAAAACAGTCAAGAAGAGGATGTTAGGAAACAACTTAATAAAGGGTTTGTTCCCAATGGATTAGATGTTCATTGTTTGGCTGGCCTGATTAAG GCATGGTTTAGAGAACTTCCTACAGGTGTTCTTGATTCATTGACCCCAGAGCAAGTCATGCATTGCAACACAGAAAACGAATGTAGTCATCTTGTGACATCACTTCCTCAAACAGAGGCTGCTCTTCTTGACTGGACAATCAATTTAATGGCAGATGTTGTCGAATATGAACCACAAAACAAAATGAACGCTCGCAACATTGCAATGGTCTTTGCCCCCAACATGACTCAG ATGGCGGATCCTTTGACTGCGTTGATTCATGCAGTTCAAGTCATGAACTTTCTCAAAACACTTGTAATAAAAACTCTACGTGAAAGAGAAGAATTGTTTCAAGTGAGTCCTTCATGTGAAGATAAAACCAAGTTAGAGCGTCCCAATTTGTTAAATAGAATTGAAAGCGATAACGAAGAGAAATTTTGGAGTTTCCCAAGAAAGAGTGGATCCATTATAGAATGTGAATTCGTATCAGCGAAGACCTCACCTCTAAACCATCATTCGAAACATGGTACTGAAGAGGTGGCAGCAGAGGGGATATTCGAAAAATTAAAGTTGAGAAAGGGAGTAAAGAAGTTATGCAGACACCCTGTGTTTCAGTTGAGTAAGAGCGGTAAAAAGTATCGAAGTGCCATTGTAGATACTTAA